One Cyprinus carpio isolate SPL01 unplaced genomic scaffold, ASM1834038v1 S000006615, whole genome shotgun sequence genomic region harbors:
- the LOC109090432 gene encoding gap junction beta-1 protein-like isoform X1, which yields MPLTAPAEPDLEPKMNWASFYAVISGVNRHSTGIGRIWLSVLFIFRIMVLVVAAESVWGDEKAHFICNTQQPGCNSVCYDHFFPISHIRLWALQLIMVSTPALLVAMHIAHRRHIDKKLYRQAGRTSPKDLEQIKNQKMKITGALWWTYMISLLFRVLFESAFMYLFYMIYPGYKMFRLVKCDSYPCPNIVDCFVSRPTEKTVFTIFMLAVSGVCILLNIAEIVFLVARATSRHLNNSKDSPVGAWISQKLCSF from the exons ATGCCACTAACAGCACCTGCGGAGCCTG atctgGAACCAAAAATGAACTGGGCGTCTTTTTATGCCGTGATCAGCGGCGTGAACCGGCATTCCACCGGCATTGGGCGGATTTGGCTGTCTGTCCTCTTCATTTTCCGGATCATGGTTCTGGTGGTGGCGGCCGAGAGCGTGTGGGGCGATGAGAAAGCGCACTTCATCTGCAACACCCAGCAGCCCGGCTGCAACAGCGTCTGCTACGACCATTTCTTCCCCATCTCTCACATCCGACTGTGGGCGCTACAGCTGATCATGGTCTCTACCCCCGCCCTGCTGGTTGCCATGCACATTGCACATCGTCGGCATATCGACAAAAAGTTGTATCGCCAAGCTGGCCGCACCAGTCCAAAAGACTTAGAGCAGATAAAAAACCAAAAGATGAAAATTACTGGCGCCCTTTGGTGGACATACATGATCAGTCTGCTGTTCCGTGTGTTATTCGAATCCGCCTTTATGTATCTGTTCTACATGATTTACCCGGGATACAAGATGTTCCGGCTGGTAAAGTGTGACTCGTACCCGTGCCCAAACATAGTCGACTGCTTTGTGTCCCGACCAACAGAGAAAACAGTGTTCACTATATTCATGCTTGCGGTGTCCGGCGTCTGCATCCTGCTCAACATCGCAGAAATCGTCTTTCTTGTTGCAAGGGCAACAAGTCGTCATCTCAATAACTCCAAGGATTCCCCAGTGGGAGCCTGGATCTCTCAGAAACTGTGCTCCTTTTAG
- the LOC109090432 gene encoding gap junction beta-1 protein-like isoform X2, translated as MNWASFYAVISGVNRHSTGIGRIWLSVLFIFRIMVLVVAAESVWGDEKAHFICNTQQPGCNSVCYDHFFPISHIRLWALQLIMVSTPALLVAMHIAHRRHIDKKLYRQAGRTSPKDLEQIKNQKMKITGALWWTYMISLLFRVLFESAFMYLFYMIYPGYKMFRLVKCDSYPCPNIVDCFVSRPTEKTVFTIFMLAVSGVCILLNIAEIVFLVARATSRHLNNSKDSPVGAWISQKLCSF; from the coding sequence ATGAACTGGGCGTCTTTTTATGCCGTGATCAGCGGCGTGAACCGGCATTCCACCGGCATTGGGCGGATTTGGCTGTCTGTCCTCTTCATTTTCCGGATCATGGTTCTGGTGGTGGCGGCCGAGAGCGTGTGGGGCGATGAGAAAGCGCACTTCATCTGCAACACCCAGCAGCCCGGCTGCAACAGCGTCTGCTACGACCATTTCTTCCCCATCTCTCACATCCGACTGTGGGCGCTACAGCTGATCATGGTCTCTACCCCCGCCCTGCTGGTTGCCATGCACATTGCACATCGTCGGCATATCGACAAAAAGTTGTATCGCCAAGCTGGCCGCACCAGTCCAAAAGACTTAGAGCAGATAAAAAACCAAAAGATGAAAATTACTGGCGCCCTTTGGTGGACATACATGATCAGTCTGCTGTTCCGTGTGTTATTCGAATCCGCCTTTATGTATCTGTTCTACATGATTTACCCGGGATACAAGATGTTCCGGCTGGTAAAGTGTGACTCGTACCCGTGCCCAAACATAGTCGACTGCTTTGTGTCCCGACCAACAGAGAAAACAGTGTTCACTATATTCATGCTTGCGGTGTCCGGCGTCTGCATCCTGCTCAACATCGCAGAAATCGTCTTTCTTGTTGCAAGGGCAACAAGTCGTCATCTCAATAACTCCAAGGATTCCCCAGTGGGAGCCTGGATCTCTCAGAAACTGTGCTCCTTTTAG